In Paenibacillus hexagrammi, the following are encoded in one genomic region:
- a CDS encoding immunoglobulin-like domain-containing protein: protein MQASADAAGTLVSDAVPASILVSEANDAPEAYDDTLTTVAKGTSLVAIPYGNVTVNDIVGPTDEQSWQTLTITAVQSITGGTVQLANGQIEFSPDPTFMGNAQFSYTVEDNGRTDGMDDPKTATATASFAIADEEKPELTLNGDETLYLLQGESYQEPGYSANDETDSDLTDRVVVTGSVDTSTLGTYELHYNVQDNSNNAAIEKVRTVKVISKKLTSLAVETKTLTPSFDRDQESYSLTVPSSKGTVTISAGSEDPTATVSINGEVTESKAINLNVGTNSITLVVTAKAGPQSFIRLTSHAKPPMKPSRSLAGLLKEKRTITM, encoded by the coding sequence GTGCAAGCTAGTGCAGATGCAGCCGGTACTCTTGTAAGTGATGCTGTTCCAGCTTCCATCTTAGTTAGTGAAGCAAACGATGCTCCGGAAGCCTATGACGATACGTTAACCACGGTGGCGAAAGGAACTTCGCTGGTCGCCATACCCTATGGAAATGTTACGGTGAATGACATTGTAGGACCAACGGATGAACAATCCTGGCAAACCCTCACGATAACAGCTGTACAGTCCATTACAGGTGGTACCGTTCAATTGGCGAACGGCCAGATTGAATTTAGTCCTGACCCAACCTTCATGGGTAACGCACAATTTTCATACACTGTGGAGGATAATGGCCGAACTGACGGCATGGATGACCCGAAGACAGCAACAGCTACAGCCAGCTTTGCCATTGCGGATGAAGAAAAGCCTGAATTAACTCTAAATGGTGATGAAACCCTGTACCTACTACAAGGGGAATCCTATCAAGAGCCTGGCTACAGCGCTAATGACGAAACGGACTCCGACTTAACGGATCGCGTAGTCGTAACAGGCTCCGTTGACACCAGTACCTTGGGCACTTACGAGCTGCACTACAATGTACAAGATAACAGTAATAACGCAGCCATAGAAAAAGTTCGAACTGTGAAAGTTATATCCAAGAAATTGACATCTTTAGCCGTTGAGACCAAGACGCTAACGCCAAGCTTTGATCGAGATCAAGAGTCCTACAGCCTCACTGTTCCAAGCAGTAAAGGCACAGTCACCATTTCAGCGGGCAGCGAAGATCCGACAGCTACAGTATCCATTAACGGTGAAGTCACCGAATCAAAGGCGATCAACCTAAATGTGGGTACCAATTCTATTACCCTTGTTGTTACTGCCAAGGCGGGGCCACAAAGCTTTATACGATTAACATCACACGCCAAGCCCCCGATGAAACCAAGCCGATCATTAGCGGGGTTGCTGAAGGAGAAACGTACAATCACGATGTGA
- a CDS encoding YIEGIA family protein, with translation MKDMISTDQLVLIVTALIVGFLARVITIKEDYRQYPSYPNGYLIHLLTGFVAAALGAVAIPAIMTKNFVAVTFLTLAIQQFRDVRKSERESLKDLENTEFTPRGDAYIDGIAKTFESRNYFALVVSLATAITMQILSAGMLWMEIAAGAVVGFIVLFILKRFSKGKAVGDIAEVRMGKIEVKGSELFVDGIYVTNQLGSDNAREMLEKEGIAAVIIPKEEHFRITLDNFGQRQAVLFEAVKAVGLKRYNFSRKDYDKGYVVITVVPLVRREDAFIEAILKAPLLESSKKSHALMNTSLLGGK, from the coding sequence ATGAAGGATATGATCTCTACGGATCAGCTGGTGCTGATCGTAACCGCCCTGATTGTCGGGTTTCTGGCCCGTGTTATTACCATTAAGGAAGATTATAGGCAGTACCCCAGCTATCCCAACGGATATTTAATTCACCTGCTTACAGGCTTTGTGGCTGCTGCCCTAGGCGCTGTTGCTATTCCGGCCATTATGACCAAAAATTTCGTGGCGGTGACCTTTCTAACATTAGCGATCCAACAGTTCCGGGATGTCAGAAAATCAGAGCGGGAGAGTCTGAAGGATCTGGAGAATACCGAATTCACACCAAGGGGCGACGCCTATATTGACGGTATTGCCAAGACGTTCGAATCCAGAAACTATTTTGCTCTAGTAGTCTCTTTGGCGACGGCGATCACGATGCAGATTCTATCCGCGGGTATGCTGTGGATGGAGATTGCCGCAGGTGCAGTTGTCGGCTTTATCGTATTGTTCATCTTAAAACGCTTCTCCAAAGGCAAGGCGGTTGGCGACATCGCTGAGGTTAGAATGGGGAAGATCGAGGTCAAAGGCTCGGAGCTATTCGTGGACGGCATCTATGTGACCAATCAGCTGGGCTCGGATAATGCGAGGGAGATGCTGGAGAAGGAAGGCATAGCGGCTGTCATTATCCCTAAAGAAGAACACTTCAGAATTACATTGGACAACTTCGGGCAGAGACAAGCGGTATTGTTTGAAGCGGTGAAAGCAGTAGGGTTAAAACGATATAATTTCTCTCGCAAGGACTATGATAAAGGATATGTAGTCATTACCGTCGTTCCTCTAGTCCGCAGGGAGGATGCTTTTATTGAAGCTATACTGAAGGCTCCGCTGCTGGAAAGCTCCAAGAAGAGCCATGCTCTCATGAATACCTCACTGTTGGGAGGGAAATAG
- a CDS encoding capping complex subunit for YIEGIA yields MGKESSTKASFEILAYITLDPNRVISGNALALLAKDIEEQKIITQDIAKSMKADITQLKCGDYMVYR; encoded by the coding sequence TTGGGGAAAGAAAGCTCAACCAAGGCAAGCTTTGAAATATTAGCCTATATCACGCTGGATCCGAATCGGGTCATCAGCGGGAATGCACTGGCATTACTAGCTAAAGATATAGAGGAACAGAAAATCATCACCCAGGATATCGCCAAAAGCATGAAAGCGGACATTACGCAGCTCAAATGCGGAGATTACATGGTTTACCGTTAA
- a CDS encoding Ig-like domain-containing protein, giving the protein MQASLDDSGTGLSGKATATITVSAVNDDPVASDDTLDPIAENSSEFEIPISTLLVNDRVGPSNESDQTLQVTSVLKIDGGEVRLDDSKQHVIFTPEQDFTGTASFTYTIQDSGSLEGEATASFTVLSRPDLPTVTNATTLEDTLSTDGLEITPTAAGGATTEYFKITGISGGTLYQHDGMTPIIDGDMINVAEGAAGLKFLT; this is encoded by the coding sequence GTGCAAGCATCCCTTGATGACAGTGGCACAGGTCTGAGTGGAAAAGCAACAGCAACCATTACCGTTAGTGCAGTTAACGACGATCCTGTTGCATCAGATGATACCTTGGACCCCATTGCTGAAAATTCTAGTGAGTTTGAGATACCAATTAGCACTTTACTGGTAAACGACCGTGTAGGACCAAGCAATGAATCCGATCAGACTTTACAAGTTACCTCCGTTCTGAAAATCGATGGTGGCGAAGTGAGACTTGACGACAGCAAACAGCATGTTATTTTCACCCCAGAGCAGGACTTCACCGGGACTGCTTCATTTACGTATACGATTCAAGATAGCGGCAGTTTGGAGGGAGAAGCTACTGCTTCATTCACCGTTCTTTCACGCCCAGACCTGCCAACAGTAACCAATGCAACTACTCTTGAAGATACACTTAGTACGGATGGTCTTGAAATCACCCCCACTGCGGCTGGCGGAGCTACTACAGAATACTTCAAAATCACCGGCATTTCCGGCGGTACGCTGTATCAGCACGATGGAATGACACCAATTATAGATGGTGACATGATTAACGTCGCAGAGGGAGCAGCAGGATTAAAATTTCTTACCTAA
- a CDS encoding four-helix bundle copper-binding protein → MPALIDSTIQKYQACIDACIKCMQACEECLSSCLKEPDVAARTQCITMMRDCIDICALSAQWMSRGSDHAAQLCQLCATICDACATHCATYQDTHCKQCAEQCKQCAEECRKMSA, encoded by the coding sequence TTGCCAGCACTTATTGATTCTACGATTCAAAAGTATCAAGCTTGCATCGACGCTTGTATCAAGTGTATGCAGGCCTGCGAAGAATGCTTGAGTTCCTGCCTGAAGGAACCCGATGTCGCGGCACGCACACAATGCATCACGATGATGCGGGACTGCATCGACATTTGCGCCCTATCCGCACAATGGATGTCGCGCGGAAGCGATCATGCTGCCCAGCTGTGCCAGCTGTGTGCCACTATCTGTGATGCCTGCGCCACTCACTGCGCAACCTACCAGGATACACATTGTAAGCAGTGTGCGGAACAGTGCAAGCAATGCGCGGAGGAATGCCGTAAGATGTCCGCGTAA
- a CDS encoding ABC transporter substrate-binding protein encodes MKATFQGTYDEQHSKAQAAFAAGNQPDVWQNEISSIGVFAKAGMTEDLTPFVKRDQVDMNDFIPGLMGNSYVDGKLYGLPYLRSTPILYLNRTMLKEAGLDPNGPKNWTEFEDYAKKITVPDQRVGITMPVDIWYYEAFVAQSGGKMISDDGKKAEFNSEAGIEPIQFLQKMKDAGIVKIPTTDDAGNVAKLDFQNQRSAMLFSSTADLTKQMQVAKDAGFELGTTFMPANKSYGVPTGGCNLVMSAKLSKEKQDAA; translated from the coding sequence GTGAAGGCAACCTTCCAAGGCACCTACGACGAACAGCATTCCAAGGCTCAAGCAGCGTTTGCTGCGGGCAATCAGCCTGATGTCTGGCAAAATGAGATCTCCTCGATCGGCGTTTTTGCGAAAGCAGGAATGACGGAGGATCTGACCCCTTTTGTCAAGCGGGACCAAGTGGATATGAATGACTTTATACCGGGGCTCATGGGCAACTCGTATGTGGATGGCAAGCTGTACGGCCTCCCTTATCTGCGCAGCACGCCGATTCTGTATCTTAACCGCACGATGCTGAAAGAAGCCGGTCTTGACCCTAACGGACCTAAGAATTGGACGGAATTCGAGGATTACGCCAAAAAAATCACCGTGCCTGACCAACGCGTAGGCATCACCATGCCGGTCGATATTTGGTATTATGAGGCTTTCGTTGCACAAAGCGGAGGTAAGATGATCAGCGATGACGGCAAAAAAGCGGAGTTTAACTCTGAAGCCGGAATCGAACCGATTCAATTCCTGCAAAAGATGAAGGATGCCGGCATCGTGAAAATTCCTACAACAGATGACGCCGGAAACGTAGCCAAGCTTGATTTTCAAAATCAACGCTCTGCCATGCTGTTCTCATCGACAGCTGACTTGACGAAGCAGATGCAAGTAGCGAAGGACGCAGGTTTTGAGCTGGGCACGACCTTCATGCCTGCTAACAAAAGCTACGGCGTACCGACCGGAGGCTGCAACCTTGTCATGTCCGCGAAGCTCTCGAAGGAGAAGCAAGACGCGGCTTGA
- a CDS encoding SRPBCC family protein has translation MNLTDLTFEIYIGAEPEAVWNVFVSEEGTKAIFFGSALQSTFEIGAPYQYVGPGNDGDETVHVYGKVLEFEPNKRMSYTEHPGPSYRENHAELETRVTMTLDKVGDCTKLTLVNDQWPENHPSYENTKASWPMILSNVKSYVETGKTLNFGW, from the coding sequence ATGAATTTGACTGACTTAACATTTGAAATCTACATCGGAGCTGAGCCCGAGGCCGTTTGGAACGTATTTGTATCGGAAGAGGGCACGAAAGCGATATTTTTCGGTAGTGCGCTGCAATCCACGTTTGAAATTGGAGCCCCTTATCAGTATGTGGGCCCAGGCAATGACGGAGATGAAACGGTTCATGTGTACGGTAAGGTGCTGGAGTTTGAACCGAACAAGAGGATGAGCTACACGGAGCATCCCGGACCATCTTATCGGGAGAATCATGCTGAGCTGGAAACCCGGGTTACCATGACGCTGGACAAGGTGGGCGACTGCACCAAGCTGACACTTGTGAACGATCAATGGCCTGAGAATCACCCTTCCTATGAAAATACCAAAGCTAGCTGGCCGATGATACTAAGCAATGTGAAGAGCTATGTAGAGACAGGAAAGACGCTGAATTTCGGCTGGTAG
- a CDS encoding TetR/AcrR family transcriptional regulator — MTYSDQDLSLRELKKARNKVALYEAALELIETRMFKEVMLDDICRKAEVSRVTFFKFFQRKEELLVYFMRIWLTERVIEIEAKRKRGFSAIRHVLLKVAESFREKPGIMPSLIAFLAEMNMHPCMPVLSRAEVRLLFQNRRSWAPRPRTCSGCFIAA, encoded by the coding sequence ATGACTTACTCAGATCAGGATCTTTCCTTGAGGGAATTGAAAAAAGCACGTAACAAAGTAGCATTGTATGAAGCTGCCTTGGAATTGATTGAAACTAGGATGTTTAAGGAAGTGATGCTGGATGATATCTGCCGAAAAGCGGAAGTATCTCGAGTAACCTTCTTTAAATTTTTTCAAAGAAAGGAGGAGCTCCTTGTTTATTTTATGCGAATCTGGCTAACAGAACGTGTCATTGAGATCGAAGCTAAGCGCAAAAGGGGATTTTCGGCTATTCGGCATGTACTGCTGAAAGTGGCGGAATCTTTTCGAGAAAAGCCCGGAATCATGCCAAGTTTAATTGCTTTTCTTGCTGAAATGAATATGCATCCCTGCATGCCGGTGCTGAGTAGAGCTGAGGTTAGGCTGCTGTTTCAGAACAGGAGGAGCTGGGCTCCCAGACCCCGAACATGTTCGGGCTGTTTCATCGCTGCATGA
- a CDS encoding stalk domain-containing protein — protein sequence MKKKLAAVAIGLGMFVSLGTGVYAGSNLQEIKAYLNGDIQIKYNGEPVQLQDEQGQVVLPITYEGSTYMPLRGVANILKTAVDYDPDTNTVYLGEKQDGVPIAKRI from the coding sequence ATGAAGAAGAAACTAGCTGCAGTCGCGATTGGTCTGGGGATGTTTGTGAGTTTGGGGACAGGGGTATATGCAGGTTCCAATCTACAGGAGATTAAGGCCTATTTAAACGGAGATATCCAGATTAAGTATAACGGAGAACCGGTACAGTTACAGGATGAACAAGGTCAAGTGGTTCTGCCCATTACATATGAAGGTTCCACGTACATGCCTTTGCGAGGAGTTGCTAACATACTAAAAACAGCAGTTGACTACGACCCTGATACCAATACGGTCTACCTCGGTGAAAAACAGGATGGAGTGCCGATTGCGAAAAGGATTTAA
- a CDS encoding DUF3231 family protein produces MGILSGNQKDEPLHYGEIYDLWQFSMTAKGCVSANRAYQYHAGDKDLKKAIASIINQAELEISECDDILIKNGIVPAPALPERPETKMEDIPVGVKFTDQELCSMIGADNSIGLVSCSQIMSKATREDIGALFAKYHATKAAIGFNLLKMSKEKGWLIPPPLQIKRPELVEV; encoded by the coding sequence ATGGGTATTTTATCTGGGAATCAAAAAGACGAACCGTTGCATTACGGAGAAATTTATGATCTATGGCAGTTTTCCATGACAGCCAAAGGCTGCGTATCTGCCAATCGTGCGTATCAATATCATGCCGGAGATAAGGACCTGAAGAAGGCAATTGCTTCTATTATTAATCAAGCCGAGCTGGAGATCAGCGAATGCGATGATATTCTAATCAAGAATGGTATCGTGCCTGCGCCGGCGTTACCAGAAAGACCAGAGACGAAGATGGAGGATATTCCTGTTGGTGTGAAGTTTACGGATCAAGAGCTTTGTTCCATGATCGGTGCTGATAACTCGATTGGCTTAGTTAGCTGCAGTCAAATTATGAGCAAAGCTACCCGGGAAGATATCGGGGCTCTATTTGCTAAATATCATGCAACGAAAGCGGCAATCGGATTCAATCTCTTAAAGATGAGCAAGGAAAAGGGTTGGCTAATCCCGCCGCCGCTTCAAATTAAAAGACCGGAGCTCGTTGAGGTATAA
- a CDS encoding sensor domain-containing diguanylate cyclase — protein MYLKKPYMKVRLQALLISLLVFSMLGSTVILMGVAIKTQNETLTDSTLQSNFEGARNLNVTLNTLIDLMFRSLGEAARFIENQHIPIEKSEDDLEAMLGGHRFFHAVIAADQDGLVRAASRDSAGIIGTHIPSSILQAADHHKPTVSEPYHTADGRMAILFIHPLQAREASPQGWIGGIVFLQEKNIFSDIFHHAVMSKKNTYAYIVDKQGELLFHPDPSRIQDIVSRETLQENFIQKDVKYAEVVNAAGEHVLAGYLSIPNIGWGVVFQSPASSVHQAMTTLVKSQLSFIIPLFALFLLVSLWIARQVTRPFAILTAAARTIALGERLAAAPFRDHWNYEAHHLSKAMMKAVTGLQDQADHMAEQAMTDKLTGLANRALLEDQVAKWAADGTEFSLLVLDIDHFKAVNDTYGHRIGDEALHHLAQIMLSEAGQDDLCCRYGGEEFIVLLPNRSLSDGRALAERIRRKVENTISPTGKAITVSIGLACCPEHGKEFSQVFEQADHALYQAKRSGRNATISADQAVLSMN, from the coding sequence ATGTACCTCAAAAAACCATATATGAAGGTAAGGCTTCAGGCCCTCCTGATTAGTCTTCTAGTTTTCTCCATGCTGGGCTCTACTGTGATATTGATGGGAGTCGCTATCAAAACTCAAAATGAAACGCTCACTGATTCGACGCTGCAGTCTAATTTCGAAGGAGCCAGAAATCTGAATGTCACGCTGAACACGTTGATAGATTTGATGTTTCGAAGCCTCGGCGAAGCTGCCAGGTTTATCGAGAATCAACATATACCTATAGAAAAAAGTGAAGACGATCTCGAAGCCATGCTAGGGGGACATCGGTTTTTCCATGCAGTGATCGCAGCTGATCAGGATGGGTTGGTTCGGGCAGCCTCGCGGGATTCCGCAGGAATCATTGGCACTCACATTCCCTCCTCTATTCTACAAGCTGCTGACCATCACAAGCCTACTGTATCTGAGCCCTATCATACGGCGGATGGGAGAATGGCGATTCTTTTCATTCATCCCCTTCAAGCGAGGGAGGCTAGTCCCCAGGGATGGATCGGGGGCATCGTTTTTTTGCAAGAGAAGAACATTTTCAGTGATATATTCCATCATGCCGTTATGAGTAAAAAAAACACCTACGCCTATATTGTGGATAAACAGGGGGAGCTTCTCTTTCACCCTGATCCGAGTCGGATCCAGGATATCGTGAGCCGTGAGACACTGCAGGAGAATTTTATCCAGAAGGATGTCAAGTATGCGGAGGTGGTCAATGCTGCGGGCGAGCATGTTCTAGCAGGGTATTTATCCATACCGAATATCGGGTGGGGCGTTGTGTTTCAATCTCCGGCGTCCTCCGTACATCAGGCCATGACAACGCTCGTGAAGTCGCAGCTCTCATTCATAATTCCCCTATTTGCTCTATTCCTGCTTGTCAGTCTTTGGATAGCCAGACAAGTAACACGACCGTTCGCCATTCTGACGGCTGCTGCGCGGACAATTGCGCTTGGAGAACGTCTAGCTGCTGCTCCTTTCAGAGACCACTGGAATTATGAAGCTCATCACTTATCCAAAGCCATGATGAAGGCGGTGACAGGCTTGCAGGATCAAGCTGATCATATGGCTGAGCAGGCGATGACGGACAAGCTGACAGGACTGGCTAATCGCGCATTACTAGAAGATCAGGTGGCCAAGTGGGCGGCCGATGGGACTGAATTTTCCCTGCTGGTGCTTGATATCGACCATTTCAAGGCAGTGAACGACACCTACGGTCATCGAATTGGAGATGAGGCTCTGCATCATCTGGCACAGATTATGCTCTCGGAAGCGGGCCAAGATGATCTATGCTGTCGCTATGGCGGCGAAGAGTTTATTGTTCTGCTGCCTAACCGAAGCCTAAGCGATGGTAGAGCCTTAGCAGAGAGAATTCGCAGGAAGGTGGAGAATACCATTAGTCCGACAGGCAAGGCCATAACTGTATCGATCGGGTTGGCTTGCTGTCCTGAACATGGAAAGGAATTCTCTCAAGTATTTGAACAGGCGGATCATGCGCTGTACCAGGCCAAACGAAGCGGGCGCAATGCAACGATATCTGCCGATCAGGCAGTGCTGAGCATGAATTGA
- a CDS encoding type 2 periplasmic-binding domain-containing protein — protein sequence MKFIKWMTSKEQTIYASSFTGYLPSRISAVNSDEMKQLYAEKPLFKVAVDQLEYARPRPMLKVYPEIAKIIKDQIALAMTDSANTPEKIIAEAGSKADKLLNK from the coding sequence TTGAAGTTCATCAAGTGGATGACTTCCAAAGAGCAGACCATCTACGCCAGCTCCTTCACCGGCTATCTACCGAGCCGAATCAGCGCTGTCAACAGTGATGAAATGAAGCAGTTGTACGCGGAGAAGCCGCTGTTCAAAGTAGCTGTCGATCAGCTCGAATATGCAAGACCCCGCCCGATGCTGAAGGTGTATCCGGAGATCGCTAAGATCATCAAGGATCAAATCGCCCTTGCCATGACAGATTCGGCAAATACGCCTGAGAAGATCATTGCCGAAGCCGGCTCGAAAGCCGATAAGCTGCTGAATAAGTAA
- a CDS encoding DUF4188 domain-containing protein: protein MSKVIPGRYTAQMEGSFVVFIIGMRVNNFWALHKWLPVFMAMNPMLQELYRNKDLGFLDASFHLSWRGVSIVQYWRSFEQLEAYARKGAVHMEAWRNFNKKVGTSGVVGIYHETYLIQEGQYECVYNNMPVAGLAKAGAHVPATGKEETASRRLGRDGEPAVPTPPNPNLR, encoded by the coding sequence ATGAGTAAAGTGATACCTGGCCGATATACGGCTCAGATGGAAGGGTCTTTCGTTGTATTTATCATTGGAATGCGAGTGAATAACTTCTGGGCCTTACATAAGTGGCTGCCGGTTTTTATGGCTATGAATCCGATGCTTCAAGAATTATACCGCAACAAAGATTTGGGTTTCTTAGACGCTAGTTTTCATTTGTCTTGGCGTGGAGTATCTATCGTTCAGTATTGGAGATCGTTCGAGCAGCTAGAGGCATATGCACGAAAAGGCGCTGTCCATATGGAGGCATGGCGTAACTTTAATAAAAAGGTAGGCACAAGCGGTGTCGTAGGCATTTATCATGAGACCTATCTGATCCAGGAAGGGCAGTACGAATGTGTATATAACAACATGCCTGTCGCTGGACTTGCTAAGGCAGGAGCTCATGTACCGGCTACAGGAAAAGAGGAAACTGCAAGCCGAAGACTAGGCCGTGATGGGGAACCCGCCGTTCCAACGCCGCCAAATCCGAACCTGCGGTAG
- a CDS encoding Crp/Fnr family transcriptional regulator encodes MSRVSMEDWRQASMVKLKPHGSAVISSGRTLEHAAFVIQGCVRIFQVSDTGREVTLYRVRDGEACSLMMASILGETEYGASAVVEEPSEFLIVPVDAFKEWSVRYPDIHHYVYRQFILRMTQMTTLLDHIAFRPIEYRIASWLLGKAAAANDPIRITHDQLAVELGTAREVVSRALKQFEKQGFVQVSRGRILIMDRHGLESIVS; translated from the coding sequence TTGTCGCGGGTTTCCATGGAAGATTGGCGGCAGGCTTCGATGGTGAAGCTGAAGCCTCATGGCAGCGCCGTCATCTCCTCCGGACGGACTTTGGAGCACGCGGCCTTTGTCATCCAGGGCTGTGTTCGTATTTTTCAAGTGAGCGACACCGGCAGAGAGGTTACGCTGTACCGGGTTCGGGACGGGGAAGCATGCAGTCTGATGATGGCGAGCATTCTCGGTGAAACGGAGTATGGTGCATCTGCGGTAGTTGAGGAACCAAGCGAATTCCTGATTGTGCCTGTTGACGCGTTCAAAGAATGGAGCGTCAGGTACCCGGATATTCACCATTATGTGTACCGCCAATTTATTCTACGAATGACACAGATGACCACACTGCTCGATCATATTGCATTTAGACCGATTGAGTATCGGATTGCGTCGTGGTTATTAGGAAAAGCTGCTGCAGCTAACGATCCAATACGGATCACGCATGATCAGTTGGCAGTAGAGCTGGGAACGGCGCGGGAAGTCGTGAGCAGGGCGTTGAAGCAATTTGAAAAGCAAGGATTTGTTCAGGTAAGCAGAGGACGGATTCTTATTATGGACCGGCATGGCCTGGAGTCTATTGTAAGTTAA
- a CDS encoding cadherin-like domain-containing protein encodes MKKHFIVLTVSSFIYLGSQAALPAHAITVPANDPIVTTATIEEDSINSSGLVITADASNGGTTNFYKITGITGGVLYKNDETTTISNGDFITLSEGQAGLKFRPDENAYGTSGFGFDVQAATTSDDTGLSSKVPASITVTEVNDSPTATNDTLDSINEDSTSIRIPVEALLANDSAGPSNESAQELTAIPTGVATGGTIFQDGSDMVFTPTPNYNGPASFGYQITDNGTTDGLPAPKTSMGTVSFTIDSIADIPTVSDASTEEDSQSMSGLQIERNSNDGIDVQYFKISNIQGGTLYKNDGSWELGNNSYITVSEGEAGLKFTPLQMQIQRPAARSRLTCKHPLMTVAQV; translated from the coding sequence TTGAAAAAGCATTTTATCGTTCTAACCGTTTCATCTTTCATTTATCTAGGTTCACAAGCAGCATTACCGGCACATGCCATTACTGTACCTGCCAATGACCCTATTGTAACAACCGCAACCATCGAGGAAGACAGTATTAATTCTTCCGGTTTGGTCATTACAGCAGATGCTTCAAATGGGGGGACGACTAATTTTTATAAGATTACAGGAATTACTGGTGGAGTTTTATACAAAAACGATGAAACTACGACCATCTCTAATGGGGACTTCATTACGTTAAGTGAAGGGCAAGCAGGATTGAAATTCAGACCGGATGAAAACGCTTATGGAACATCAGGTTTTGGTTTTGATGTGCAAGCAGCTACGACATCCGACGACACAGGATTAAGCAGCAAAGTTCCTGCCAGCATTACGGTTACTGAAGTGAATGATTCGCCTACTGCAACAAATGATACACTAGATAGCATTAATGAAGATTCCACATCTATTCGCATTCCCGTCGAAGCTTTGTTAGCTAATGATTCTGCAGGGCCTTCCAATGAAAGCGCTCAAGAATTGACTGCCATACCTACGGGTGTCGCCACAGGGGGAACTATCTTTCAAGATGGTAGTGACATGGTTTTCACCCCTACTCCTAACTATAATGGACCGGCAAGCTTTGGATACCAAATCACAGACAACGGAACTACCGATGGCTTACCTGCCCCTAAAACTTCCATGGGAACCGTATCCTTTACCATTGATTCGATTGCAGATATCCCTACGGTATCCGATGCTTCTACAGAAGAAGACAGCCAGAGCATGTCCGGGTTGCAAATCGAAAGAAATAGCAATGACGGTATCGACGTTCAATATTTCAAAATTAGCAATATTCAAGGCGGAACGCTGTATAAGAATGATGGATCGTGGGAGCTTGGTAATAATAGCTACATTACAGTCTCTGAAGGAGAAGCCGGTTTAAAGTTTACCCCTCTGCAGATGCAAATTCAGAGACCGGCGGCACGTTCTCGTTTGACGTGCAAGCATCCCTTGATGACAGTGGCACAGGTCTGA